In Gammaproteobacteria bacterium, the genomic stretch CCATCGACAAGGCCGGAATGTACATTTTTGAACGCAAGGCGCGGTTTTATGAGCGGCAACATCAGCGGATCGCCAATCGGCTGATCGTGATTTCGCCGATGATCGACGCACGGGCGCGTAAGGTGGCCGAGCAGCTGGGGATTGAAATTTATGGCGATTCGATTGAGGTGGAGACCTTGTAGGGCGACGCACGGAGATGTGTGTTCCGTCAGGGTTATGATGTCCAATCCTTTTTTGTGTGGAGAACTTAGAAATGAATACAGAATCATTAAAAGAAGCGATTATAAGGGAGTTGCCAGAATTCTTGCGGACAGATCAAAGTTTCCGTTCCTATATTCTGGAATTGACCAGGCGGGAATATGCGGGACGGGAAGAAGTTCATGATCGATTTTATGAAATTTTAGCGGAATTGCGCCGAGATAGGGAAGAGCAGAGTAAAAAATGGAATGAACAAAACAAGAAATTGTCCGAATATCAGGAAGAGCAAAATAAAAAGTGGGATGACCAAAACAAGAAATTGTCCGATTATCAGAAAGAGCAAAATAAAAAATGGGATGAGCAGAATCGAAAATGGGATGAGCAGAATCGTAAGTGGGACGAACATCAGACGGAATTGCGGCGTGACAGGGAAGAACAGAGCAAAAAATGGGAAGCAAACCAAGTTGAATTACGCCGTCTACACGAGGAAATCATGGCTCAGGCAAAAAAGCATGAGCGTGGCATTGGTGCCCTTGGAGCGCGCTGGGGCTTGCAATCCGAGAAGGCGTTCCGTGATGCGTTAGCGGGAATTCTGGAGAAGAATTTTGGTGTCCAGGTACTCAACGTCAATGAATACGATGATCAGGGCGTGGTATTCGGGCGGCCTGACCAGGTAGAATTGGATGTGGTTATCAAGAATGGGTTGCTGCTGATTTGTGAATTAAAATCGTCCATTGATAAGGCTG encodes the following:
- a CDS encoding conserved hypothetical protein (Evidence 4 : Unknown function but conserved in other organisms) codes for the protein MNTESLKEAIIRELPEFLRTDQSFRSYILELTRREYAGREEVHDRFYEILAELRRDREEQSKKWNEQNKKLSEYQEEQNKKWDDQNKKLSDYQKEQNKKWDEQNRKWDEQNRKWDEHQTELRRDREEQSKKWEANQVELRRLHEEIMAQAKKHERGIGALGARWGLQSEKAFRDALAGILEKNFGVQVLNVNEYDDQGVVFGRPDQVELDVVIKNGLLLICELKSSIDKAGMYIFERKARFYEQRHQRTANRLIVISPMIDARARKVAEQLGIEIYGDSTELEAL